One window from the genome of Cryobacterium sp. GrIS_2_6 encodes:
- a CDS encoding 3-isopropylmalate dehydrogenase → MSRQIKLAVIPGDGIGPEVVAEAVKVLGAATAADDVEFALTWFSLGATRFLETGDVLTDEDLGAIAAHDAILLGAVGGVPGDPRLANANIERGLLLRLRFSLDHYVNLRPSVLFPGVPSPLAAPGNVDFVVVREGTEGPYVGNGGAIRQGTVHEVANEVSVNTAFGVERVVRYAFEVARGRAAKHLTLVHKTNVLVFAGGLWQRIVTAVAAEYPDVTVDYLHVDAATIFLVSNPSRFDVIVTDNLFGDILTDLAAAISGGIGLAASGNINPDGRFPSMFEPVHGSAPDIAGKQLADPTAAILSVALLLDHLGLTDAAARIRDAVVADIAARTENGAFTASRGTSAVGDAIVTRMTDKGLQ, encoded by the coding sequence ATGTCCCGTCAGATCAAGCTCGCCGTCATTCCCGGAGACGGGATCGGACCCGAAGTCGTCGCCGAGGCCGTCAAGGTGCTCGGCGCAGCGACAGCGGCCGATGACGTCGAATTCGCGCTGACCTGGTTCTCGCTCGGCGCGACCCGGTTCCTCGAGACGGGCGACGTGCTGACCGATGAGGACCTCGGGGCGATCGCCGCCCACGACGCCATCCTGCTCGGCGCCGTCGGGGGAGTGCCCGGCGACCCACGCCTCGCGAACGCGAACATCGAGCGGGGCCTGCTGCTCAGGCTGCGCTTCTCGCTCGACCACTACGTCAACCTGCGACCGAGCGTCCTGTTCCCCGGTGTGCCGAGCCCGCTCGCGGCTCCCGGCAACGTCGACTTCGTCGTCGTGCGCGAGGGCACCGAAGGGCCGTACGTCGGCAACGGCGGCGCCATCCGCCAGGGCACCGTGCACGAGGTCGCCAACGAGGTCTCGGTCAACACCGCCTTCGGCGTCGAACGCGTCGTACGCTACGCCTTCGAGGTCGCCCGGGGCCGCGCCGCCAAACACCTGACCCTCGTGCACAAGACCAACGTGCTCGTCTTCGCCGGCGGACTGTGGCAGCGGATCGTGACCGCCGTCGCCGCCGAATACCCCGATGTGACGGTGGACTACCTGCACGTGGATGCGGCGACGATTTTCCTCGTCTCAAATCCGAGTAGATTTGATGTCATCGTCACGGATAACCTCTTCGGCGACATCCTCACCGACCTGGCGGCCGCAATCAGCGGCGGCATCGGCCTGGCAGCATCCGGGAACATCAACCCGGACGGCCGGTTCCCGAGCATGTTCGAACCGGTGCATGGTTCGGCCCCCGACATTGCGGGCAAGCAGCTTGCGGATCCGACGGCCGCCATCCTTTCCGTCGCCCTCCTGCTCGATCACCTGGGCCTGACGGATGCCGCGGCCCGGATCCGGGACGCGGTGGTCGCCGATATCGCGGCCCGTACGGAAAATGGGGCATTCACGGCGTCGCGCGGTACCAGCGCGGTGGGCGACGCCATCGTGACTCGAATGACAGACAAGGGACTCCAATGA
- a CDS encoding NADP-dependent oxidoreductase, producing MTANTSTQIQLAARPVGWPTAADFRTVHIDLPDLAPGEVRVANEFVSVDPYMRGRMNDVKSYSPPYALDETMTGGAVGRVIASAADGVSVGDVVVHQYGWRDLVQAPAAGFRVVPGLPGVPLSAYLGVLGMTALTAYVGLLNIAGMKPGDTVFVSGAAGAVGSMVGQIARLKGAGRVVGSAGTPEKVALLTSKYGFDAAFNYKDGDIAGQLALAAPDGIDVYFDNVGGEHLEAALAAFKDGGRAALCGAISLYNTTEASAGPRNMSNIVTRGLTLKGFTVGNYLKHFGAFSAEMSGWLTSGAVVFDETVVDGIDNAVEAFLGLMRGENTGKMVVRTTV from the coding sequence ATGACCGCGAATACCAGCACCCAGATCCAGCTCGCCGCACGCCCCGTCGGATGGCCGACGGCGGCCGACTTCCGCACGGTCCACATCGACCTGCCGGACCTCGCGCCCGGAGAGGTCCGTGTCGCCAATGAGTTCGTCTCCGTCGACCCCTATATGCGCGGCCGGATGAACGACGTGAAGAGCTACTCGCCGCCCTACGCACTCGACGAGACCATGACCGGCGGCGCGGTCGGCCGGGTCATCGCATCTGCCGCCGACGGAGTGTCCGTCGGTGACGTCGTCGTGCACCAGTACGGCTGGCGCGACCTCGTGCAGGCCCCCGCCGCGGGCTTCCGCGTTGTGCCCGGACTGCCGGGCGTTCCGCTCTCCGCCTACCTCGGCGTGCTCGGGATGACCGCCCTCACGGCCTACGTCGGCCTCCTAAACATCGCGGGCATGAAGCCCGGCGACACTGTCTTCGTCTCGGGCGCGGCCGGGGCCGTCGGCAGCATGGTCGGCCAGATCGCCCGCCTCAAGGGTGCCGGCCGCGTTGTCGGTTCCGCAGGCACGCCCGAGAAGGTCGCGCTGCTCACGAGCAAGTACGGCTTCGACGCCGCCTTCAACTACAAGGACGGCGACATCGCCGGCCAGCTCGCCCTGGCCGCGCCCGATGGCATCGACGTGTACTTCGACAACGTCGGGGGAGAGCACCTCGAGGCCGCCCTCGCCGCCTTCAAGGACGGCGGACGTGCCGCCCTCTGCGGCGCGATCTCCCTCTACAACACGACCGAGGCATCCGCGGGACCCCGCAACATGTCGAACATCGTGACCCGGGGGCTCACCCTCAAGGGATTCACGGTCGGCAACTACCTGAAGCACTTCGGCGCGTTCTCGGCCGAGATGTCCGGATGGCTGACGAGCGGCGCCGTCGTCTTCGACGAGACCGTCGTGGACGGGATCGACAACGCGGTCGAGGCCTTCCTGGGCCTCATGCGCGGAGAGAACACCGGCAAGATGGTCGTGCGCACGACCGTCTGA
- a CDS encoding MFS transporter — MSTPTRPRIPVQPGAAPVRRWWALVVLMLPVLLVSIDNTVLNLALPQISEALSPSGTQLLWVIDIYPLVLAGLLVSMGSLGDRIGRRRLLLIGSAGFGAMSVIASFAPTIEWLILDRAALGVFGAMLMPPTLALLRSVFTERNERRLAIAIWASGFAAGSALGPVVGGLILENGEWGSVFLLAVPLLLPLLVVAPLIVPESRDPNPGAIDVPSILLSLVTMFPIVFGIKTLADSGFGVAGIVSIAVGLVAATLFALRQRRLREPMLDLELFRRGSFSGAVGVNFLSVVALVGGLFFVSQYLQLVLGLEPLGAGLVLVPGLVAMILAGLIVVPIARRIRPSIVVPAGLLFSAAGYTAFAIGGAGFGPAGVAVAFVALGIGIGAAETVSNELIVASAPPEKMGAASAVGETAYELGAVLGTTVLGSILTSAYRSAVVLPDGLGAGQRAAAGETLGGAVAVAAELPAGAGRMLLESAREAFLTGIGPTAWIGAGLVVVAAMVAWFALRSAR, encoded by the coding sequence GTGTCAACCCCGACCCGCCCCCGGATACCCGTCCAGCCGGGCGCCGCGCCCGTGCGCCGCTGGTGGGCCCTTGTGGTGCTGATGCTGCCGGTGCTGCTCGTGTCGATCGACAACACCGTGCTCAACCTTGCGCTGCCGCAGATCTCCGAGGCCCTCAGCCCGAGCGGCACCCAGCTGCTCTGGGTGATCGACATCTACCCCCTCGTGCTCGCGGGGCTGCTGGTCTCGATGGGCAGCCTCGGCGACCGGATCGGCCGGCGCCGGCTGCTGCTGATCGGCTCCGCCGGCTTCGGAGCCATGTCGGTGATCGCCTCCTTCGCGCCGACCATCGAGTGGCTCATTCTTGACCGTGCCGCACTGGGCGTCTTCGGGGCCATGCTGATGCCGCCCACGCTCGCACTGCTGCGGTCCGTCTTCACCGAACGCAACGAGCGCCGCCTCGCCATCGCCATCTGGGCGAGCGGCTTCGCGGCCGGTAGCGCACTCGGCCCCGTTGTCGGCGGACTCATCCTCGAGAACGGGGAATGGGGATCCGTCTTCCTCCTCGCGGTCCCGCTGTTGCTGCCCTTGCTCGTGGTGGCGCCGCTGATCGTGCCGGAATCCCGGGACCCGAACCCGGGAGCGATCGATGTGCCGAGCATCCTGCTGTCGCTCGTGACGATGTTCCCGATCGTCTTCGGCATCAAGACGCTCGCCGACTCCGGGTTCGGCGTCGCCGGCATCGTGTCGATCGCAGTGGGACTGGTCGCCGCCACCCTCTTCGCCCTTCGGCAGCGGCGTCTCCGTGAGCCGATGCTCGACCTCGAACTCTTCCGTCGCGGCTCGTTCAGCGGCGCGGTCGGGGTCAACTTCCTGAGCGTCGTAGCGCTCGTCGGCGGACTGTTCTTCGTCTCGCAGTACCTCCAGCTCGTCCTCGGACTGGAGCCCCTCGGTGCCGGCCTGGTACTCGTGCCCGGCCTGGTGGCGATGATCCTGGCCGGATTGATCGTCGTCCCGATCGCCAGGCGGATCCGGCCGTCGATCGTGGTCCCGGCCGGGCTTCTGTTCTCGGCGGCCGGGTACACGGCATTCGCGATCGGCGGCGCCGGATTCGGCCCTGCCGGTGTGGCCGTAGCCTTCGTCGCCCTCGGGATCGGGATCGGGGCTGCCGAGACGGTGTCGAACGAATTGATCGTGGCGAGCGCACCGCCGGAGAAGATGGGCGCGGCATCCGCTGTCGGGGAAACCGCATACGAACTGGGCGCGGTTCTCGGCACCACGGTCCTGGGCAGCATCCTCACCTCGGCGTACCGCTCCGCGGTGGTGCTGCCTGATGGGCTCGGCGCCGGACAACGGGCCGCGGCGGGGGAGACCCTCGGCGGGGCCGTCGCCGTTGCGGCCGAGCTACCGGCAGGAGCCGGCCGGATGCTGCTGGAGTCTGCGAGGGAGGCCTTCCTCACCGGAATCGGTCCCACCGCCTGGATCGGAGCCGGACTCGTGGTCGTAGCGGCCATGGTCGCCTGGTTCGCACTGCGCTCGGCACGGTGA
- the serA gene encoding phosphoglycerate dehydrogenase has translation MSKPVVLIAEELSPATVDALGPDFEVRNVDGTDRPALLAALATADAVLVRSATKVDAEAIAAAPLLKVIARAGVGLDNVDIKAATAAGVMVVNAPTSNIISAAELTVGHIISLARHIPAASGALAEGQWKRSKYTGVELYEKTVGIIGLGRIGALIAARMQAFGTKIIAFDPYITSARAQQLGVVPVTLEELLAQSDFVTIHMPKTAETTGMIGAAQFKLMKPTAFVINVARGGLIDEDDLYDALTAGTIAGAGLDVFVSEPPTGSKLLGLENLITTPHLGASTDEAQEKAGVSVAKSVRLALSGELVPDAVNVAGGVIDPYVRPGIPLVEKLGQVFSGLTAQRPLTSVDIDVRGELADYDVSVLRLAALKGIFTNVVSETVSYVNAPLLAEQRGIAVRLLTDKESPEYRNVIQIRGALADGSQVSVSGTLTGTKQIEKIVEINGYDVEVTFAEHLIVMVYTDRPGIVAVYGREFGDAQINIAGMQIARHEAGGKALSVLTVDSPVSASLLATVCDAISADVMVEIAITE, from the coding sequence GTGTCAAAACCAGTCGTTCTTATCGCTGAAGAATTATCACCTGCAACCGTCGATGCACTCGGACCCGACTTCGAGGTCCGCAATGTCGATGGCACGGACCGGCCGGCCCTGCTCGCCGCGCTCGCGACGGCCGATGCCGTGCTCGTGCGCTCCGCGACGAAGGTCGACGCCGAGGCCATCGCGGCTGCACCCCTGCTCAAGGTGATCGCCCGCGCCGGTGTCGGACTCGACAACGTGGACATTAAGGCTGCGACGGCCGCCGGCGTCATGGTCGTCAATGCACCCACCTCGAACATTATCTCAGCCGCAGAACTGACCGTCGGTCACATCATTAGCCTGGCCCGTCACATCCCCGCCGCGAGCGGCGCTCTCGCCGAGGGGCAGTGGAAGCGCTCCAAGTACACCGGTGTCGAACTGTACGAAAAGACCGTCGGCATCATCGGCCTCGGCCGCATCGGAGCCCTCATCGCCGCTCGAATGCAGGCCTTCGGCACGAAGATCATCGCGTTCGACCCCTACATCACCTCCGCCCGCGCGCAGCAGCTCGGCGTTGTGCCCGTGACGCTCGAAGAACTCCTCGCGCAGTCCGACTTCGTGACCATCCACATGCCGAAGACGGCGGAGACGACCGGCATGATCGGAGCCGCGCAGTTCAAGCTCATGAAGCCGACCGCGTTCGTGATCAACGTCGCCCGCGGCGGCCTCATCGATGAAGACGACCTCTACGACGCCCTGACTGCCGGCACCATCGCCGGGGCCGGCCTCGACGTCTTCGTGTCGGAGCCCCCGACCGGGTCGAAGCTCCTCGGCCTGGAAAACCTGATCACCACCCCGCACCTCGGTGCATCGACCGACGAAGCCCAGGAGAAGGCCGGCGTCTCCGTCGCGAAGTCGGTGCGCCTCGCCCTCTCCGGCGAACTCGTGCCGGACGCGGTCAACGTCGCCGGCGGCGTCATCGACCCCTACGTGCGTCCCGGCATCCCGCTCGTCGAGAAGCTCGGCCAGGTCTTCTCCGGCCTCACCGCGCAGCGCCCGCTCACGAGCGTGGACATCGACGTGCGCGGCGAGCTCGCCGACTACGACGTGAGCGTGCTGCGCCTGGCCGCACTCAAGGGCATCTTCACGAACGTTGTGAGCGAGACCGTCTCCTACGTGAACGCGCCGCTGCTCGCCGAGCAGCGTGGCATCGCGGTCCGCCTGCTCACCGACAAGGAATCGCCGGAGTACCGCAACGTCATCCAGATTCGTGGCGCCCTCGCCGACGGCTCACAGGTTTCCGTCTCCGGCACCCTGACCGGCACGAAGCAGATCGAGAAGATCGTCGAGATCAACGGGTACGACGTCGAGGTCACCTTCGCCGAGCACCTCATCGTGATGGTCTACACCGACCGCCCCGGAATCGTCGCCGTGTACGGCCGCGAGTTCGGCGACGCCCAGATCAACATCGCGGGCATGCAGATCGCCCGCCACGAGGCCGGCGGCAAGGCGCTGAGCGTGCTGACCGTCGACTCACCCGTCTCGGCGAGCTTGCTCGCCACCGTGTGCGACGCGATCTCGGCCGACGTGATGGTCGAAATCGCCATCACGGAGTAG
- a CDS encoding type 1 glutamine amidotransferase domain-containing protein, protein MTHVLFVVSAADHWTLNDGTLHPTGYWAEELAEPHRRFSEAGWSITIATPGGVAPTIDRGSLTPQAAGGEDRAAEIIAYLGSIGEELDAPRSIDDIDVADYDVVFYPGGHGPMEDLAVDATSGALMTEALDTDRILAVLCHAPAALLAAKRADGSWPFTGYRMTGFTNEEEVIGGLAPKAPWLVQTRLVELGADFVEAAPFTAHVEVDRNLYTGQNPASSGELAARIIAVVAARS, encoded by the coding sequence ATGACCCACGTACTCTTCGTCGTCAGCGCGGCTGACCACTGGACCCTCAATGACGGCACCCTGCACCCGACCGGGTACTGGGCAGAGGAACTCGCTGAACCGCACCGGCGGTTCAGCGAGGCCGGATGGTCCATCACCATCGCGACTCCCGGCGGGGTCGCGCCCACGATCGACCGTGGCAGCCTCACTCCCCAGGCTGCGGGCGGGGAGGACCGGGCGGCCGAGATCATCGCCTACCTCGGGTCGATCGGCGAGGAGCTCGACGCCCCGCGCAGCATCGACGACATCGACGTCGCCGACTACGACGTGGTCTTCTACCCCGGTGGCCACGGCCCGATGGAGGACCTCGCGGTCGACGCGACGTCGGGCGCGCTCATGACCGAGGCGCTCGACACTGACCGAATCCTGGCCGTGTTGTGCCACGCCCCTGCCGCGCTCCTCGCCGCGAAGCGTGCGGACGGCAGCTGGCCGTTCACCGGTTATCGCATGACCGGATTCACGAACGAGGAAGAGGTCATCGGGGGACTGGCACCCAAGGCGCCCTGGCTCGTGCAGACCCGCTTGGTGGAGCTCGGAGCGGACTTCGTCGAGGCGGCGCCGTTCACCGCGCACGTCGAGGTCGACCGCAACCTGTACACCGGCCAGAACCCGGCATCCTCCGGCGAGCTGGCGGCCCGGATCATCGCCGTCGTCGCGGCCCGGAGCTAG
- a CDS encoding helix-turn-helix domain-containing protein, giving the protein MGRTPSFDAPVVVTAARDLFWDRGFEAASLADLERVTGLNRSSLYHAFGSKRGLFDAAVADYLETVIRPRLRPLLAESAGRAALLAYYGDLSLAVASLPDDSPRRGCLLVNCAAGLAGHDDPARKVVDDYRAELTAALRNALAGAAAVFEIAPGTDAGPAVVDERARTLAALSMGVMLLARVNRDESLALLATAADQVRSWHP; this is encoded by the coding sequence ATGGGCCGCACGCCGAGCTTTGATGCTCCCGTCGTCGTGACCGCGGCACGCGACCTGTTCTGGGACCGCGGCTTCGAGGCGGCGTCCCTCGCCGATCTCGAGCGGGTCACCGGGCTCAACAGGTCGAGCCTGTACCACGCGTTCGGAAGCAAACGCGGGCTCTTCGACGCCGCGGTCGCGGACTACCTCGAGACGGTCATCCGCCCGCGCCTGCGCCCGCTGCTCGCCGAATCGGCCGGCCGGGCCGCCCTGCTCGCGTACTACGGCGACCTGAGCCTGGCCGTCGCCTCCCTGCCCGACGATTCACCGCGTCGGGGCTGCCTGCTCGTCAACTGCGCAGCGGGACTCGCCGGGCACGACGACCCCGCCAGGAAGGTCGTCGACGACTACCGCGCCGAGCTCACGGCGGCGCTCCGCAACGCCCTCGCGGGAGCGGCGGCCGTGTTCGAGATCGCTCCGGGCACGGACGCCGGGCCCGCTGTCGTCGATGAACGGGCCCGCACGCTCGCCGCCTTGTCGATGGGCGTCATGCTGCTCGCCAGGGTGAACCGGGACGAGTCGCTCGCGCTCCTCGCCACGGCCGCCGACCAGGTCCGCTCCTGGCACCCGTGA
- a CDS encoding TetR/AcrR family transcriptional regulator: MTPSPVQLPLRSADHSPTRDRVLDAFTGLLIDQGERAATLESVAAAAGLSKGGLLYHFGSKEALVRGLLTRLDELVADDIVCIRSAAAGPVDYLIRTSMSEGTPLDRTIAGAVRLAQGSHPLANTAVASMRRQWLAVVEEAVGNPDVAEAILLISDGLYFGSTITSAAHLAADVVSAARLDRLLAVIGRMTDLTATP; the protein is encoded by the coding sequence ATGACACCCTCGCCCGTCCAGCTCCCGCTCCGGTCAGCCGACCATTCCCCGACCCGGGACCGGGTCCTCGACGCGTTCACCGGGCTCCTGATCGACCAGGGCGAACGGGCGGCCACCCTCGAGAGCGTCGCTGCGGCGGCCGGCCTGTCGAAGGGCGGGCTGCTCTACCATTTCGGGTCGAAGGAGGCCCTGGTCCGGGGACTGCTCACCCGGCTCGATGAGCTCGTCGCCGACGACATCGTATGCATCCGCTCTGCGGCGGCCGGACCCGTTGACTACCTGATCCGGACCTCGATGAGCGAGGGCACTCCCCTGGACCGCACGATTGCGGGAGCCGTGCGCCTGGCACAGGGATCGCATCCGCTGGCCAACACTGCCGTTGCCTCGATGCGGCGCCAGTGGCTGGCCGTGGTCGAGGAGGCCGTCGGGAATCCGGACGTCGCGGAGGCGATCCTGTTGATCAGTGACGGGCTGTATTTCGGTTCCACCATCACGAGCGCTGCCCATCTCGCCGCCGACGTGGTGTCGGCGGCGAGACTGGACCGGTTGCTCGCCGTGATCGGTCGAATGACCGACCTGACCGCTACTCCGTGA
- a CDS encoding fumarylacetoacetate hydrolase family protein: MKVARFSQGGVIAFGIVDDDELVVLKGDPMFAGYDPTGDRIALRDVKLLAPVIPRSKIVGMAHAFFSDDEEREHAESREPLFFLKPNTAVIGPDDPIFLPAQSHDVRVEGELAIVIGKIAKNVTVENAEDVIFGYTIANDVTARDLLERDGQLARAKSFDSFCPLGPVIDTEYDWTSLHLTGRVNGEKFQKGTAALYKHSVAEVVAFVSSVFTLLPGDVILTGAPDRAEKVHDGDAVQIEIPGIGILTNPVKRL, encoded by the coding sequence GTGAAGGTCGCGCGGTTTAGCCAGGGAGGAGTCATCGCCTTCGGCATCGTCGACGACGATGAGCTCGTCGTGCTCAAGGGAGACCCGATGTTCGCAGGGTACGACCCGACCGGCGACCGGATCGCCCTGCGCGACGTCAAGCTGCTCGCGCCCGTGATCCCGCGGTCCAAGATCGTGGGCATGGCGCACGCGTTCTTCTCCGACGACGAAGAACGCGAGCACGCCGAATCGCGCGAGCCCCTCTTCTTCCTCAAGCCGAACACCGCGGTGATCGGGCCGGACGACCCGATCTTCCTCCCGGCGCAGTCCCACGACGTGCGCGTCGAGGGCGAGCTCGCGATCGTGATCGGCAAGATCGCGAAGAACGTGACGGTCGAGAACGCTGAAGACGTCATCTTCGGGTACACGATCGCGAACGACGTAACGGCGCGCGATCTCCTCGAGCGCGACGGGCAGCTCGCCCGCGCCAAGAGCTTCGACTCGTTCTGCCCACTCGGACCCGTGATCGACACAGAGTACGACTGGACGAGCCTGCACCTGACCGGTCGGGTCAACGGCGAGAAGTTCCAGAAGGGGACGGCTGCGCTTTACAAGCATTCGGTCGCCGAGGTCGTCGCGTTCGTCTCGAGCGTCTTCACGCTCCTGCCGGGCGACGTGATCCTCACCGGCGCCCCTGACCGGGCCGAAAAGGTCCACGACGGCGACGCCGTGCAGATCGAGATCCCGGGCATCGGCATCCTGACGAACCCGGTCAAGCGCCTCTAG
- a CDS encoding aminotransferase class V-fold PLP-dependent enzyme translates to MPRLPPLSVPEARAQFGGGRGYLAACTLGLPTAGTLAALRSDLDSWATGSASAAGYGAVVERVRVAYARLVSVPVGQVAIASQTSVLAGLVAASVPDGAEVLCVDGDFSSMVFPFLSQAHRGVTVRHVPLAELAGSIGDDTWLVAWSLVQSATGAVADTDAILAAARQHNSFTLCDTTQAAGWMPVDASVFDATICHAYKWLCAPRGVAFFTVAEQFGAVVRPAQAGWYAGEDVWSSCYGPGMRLAADARRFDVSPAWQAWVGAEPALELFGRLDLAEVRRYNVVLADSFRTGLGIDPAEQTGQAIVTWADAAGTDLARLTAAGLTASGRAGRARVAFHLWNDPDDVADALDALGR, encoded by the coding sequence CTGCCCCGGCTTCCTCCGCTCAGCGTCCCGGAGGCCCGGGCGCAGTTCGGCGGCGGCCGCGGGTACCTCGCGGCGTGCACTCTCGGGCTTCCGACCGCTGGAACGCTCGCGGCTCTCCGCTCCGACCTCGATTCGTGGGCGACCGGGTCGGCCTCCGCCGCGGGGTACGGCGCCGTCGTCGAACGGGTGCGCGTCGCCTATGCGCGGCTCGTGTCGGTGCCCGTCGGCCAGGTCGCGATCGCGTCGCAGACATCCGTGCTCGCCGGCCTCGTGGCGGCGAGCGTGCCCGACGGGGCCGAGGTACTCTGCGTCGACGGCGATTTCAGCTCAATGGTGTTCCCGTTTCTCAGCCAGGCGCACCGGGGAGTCACCGTGCGCCACGTGCCACTTGCCGAGCTGGCCGGCAGCATCGGCGACGACACCTGGCTGGTGGCCTGGTCGCTCGTGCAGTCCGCGACCGGTGCGGTCGCCGATACGGACGCAATTCTCGCGGCGGCCAGGCAGCACAACAGCTTCACCCTGTGCGACACCACCCAGGCGGCCGGATGGATGCCGGTGGACGCCTCGGTCTTCGACGCAACGATCTGCCACGCCTACAAGTGGCTGTGTGCGCCACGCGGGGTGGCCTTCTTCACCGTTGCCGAGCAGTTCGGCGCCGTCGTGCGCCCAGCCCAGGCCGGCTGGTACGCCGGCGAGGACGTCTGGAGCTCCTGTTACGGGCCGGGGATGCGGCTCGCAGCCGATGCCCGCCGTTTCGACGTCTCGCCGGCCTGGCAGGCCTGGGTCGGAGCGGAACCGGCTCTCGAGCTCTTCGGCAGGCTCGACCTGGCCGAGGTGCGCCGGTACAACGTGGTCCTCGCCGACTCCTTCCGCACCGGGCTCGGCATCGACCCGGCCGAACAGACCGGCCAGGCCATCGTCACGTGGGCGGATGCTGCGGGCACCGACCTCGCGCGCCTCACGGCCGCCGGACTCACGGCATCCGGTCGGGCAGGCCGCGCGCGTGTGGCCTTCCACCTCTGGAACGACCCGGACGACGTCGCCGACGCGCTGGACGCCCTCGGCCGCTGA
- a CDS encoding branched-chain amino acid aminotransferase, with the protein MSQAALSDTTTETTTDTTTDATTTGTFPLTFSLTPSTMARTRAEREEILADPGFGKKFTDHMVSIDWTVEEGWHDARVIPYGPLQLDPASSVLHYGQEIFEGLKAYRHADGSIWTFRPEKNADRLQRSARRLALPELSESDFIESIRQIIAVDGDWVPSDHETSLYLRPFMIANESFLGVRAAHKVGYYVIASPAGAYFANGVAPIKIWLSTEYARAGRGGTGAAKCGGNYAASLLPQMQAYDNDCAQVLFLDGETGSHIDELGGMNVFFVYGTDTLVTPRLTGTILEGVTRDSIIQLARDRGLTVEERDVTLDDWRDGIASGAITEVFACGTAAVVTPISQLKGPGGLAIGDADAPAGTITMALRQELTDIQYGLLPDRHGWLTRLDVPADQA; encoded by the coding sequence ATGAGCCAGGCAGCACTGAGCGACACCACCACCGAAACCACCACAGACACCACGACCGACGCCACGACCACGGGCACTTTCCCGCTGACCTTCAGCCTGACGCCGTCCACGATGGCGCGCACGAGGGCCGAGCGTGAGGAGATCCTCGCCGACCCCGGTTTCGGCAAGAAATTCACCGATCATATGGTCTCGATCGACTGGACCGTCGAGGAGGGCTGGCACGATGCCCGGGTCATCCCATACGGCCCGTTGCAGCTCGACCCGGCCTCGTCGGTGCTGCACTACGGCCAGGAAATCTTCGAGGGGCTCAAGGCCTACCGCCACGCCGACGGCTCCATCTGGACCTTCCGCCCGGAGAAGAACGCCGACCGGCTGCAGCGTTCGGCACGCAGGCTCGCCCTGCCGGAGCTCTCCGAGAGCGATTTCATCGAGTCGATCCGGCAGATCATCGCCGTGGACGGCGATTGGGTGCCGTCGGACCATGAGACGAGTCTTTACCTGCGACCGTTCATGATCGCCAACGAAAGCTTCCTCGGTGTGCGAGCCGCCCACAAGGTCGGCTACTACGTCATCGCGAGTCCTGCGGGCGCCTACTTCGCCAACGGCGTCGCCCCGATCAAGATCTGGCTATCGACCGAATACGCCCGCGCCGGCCGCGGTGGCACCGGAGCCGCGAAGTGCGGCGGCAACTACGCCGCCTCGCTCCTGCCGCAGATGCAGGCCTACGACAACGACTGCGCCCAGGTGCTCTTTCTCGACGGGGAAACCGGTTCGCACATCGACGAACTCGGTGGGATGAACGTCTTCTTCGTCTACGGCACCGACACGCTCGTAACCCCGCGGCTGACGGGCACCATCCTCGAGGGTGTCACGCGCGACAGCATCATCCAGCTCGCCCGTGACCGGGGACTGACGGTCGAGGAGCGCGATGTGACGCTCGACGACTGGCGCGACGGAATCGCATCCGGTGCCATCACCGAGGTCTTCGCGTGCGGCACCGCCGCCGTGGTCACCCCGATCTCCCAGCTCAAGGGACCGGGCGGCCTGGCCATCGGCGATGCGGATGCGCCGGCCGGCACGATCACGATGGCGCTCCGCCAGGAGCTGACCGACATCCAGTACGGGCTGCTGCCCGACCGGCACGGCTGGCTCACCCGCCTTGACGTACCCGCGGACCAGGCGTGA